One Apis cerana isolate GH-2021 linkage group LG15, AcerK_1.0, whole genome shotgun sequence DNA window includes the following coding sequences:
- the LOC107996260 gene encoding tRNA (guanine(26)-N(2))-dimethyltransferase isoform X1 — MLKKYFILNNISFHNKFFFYGFKRINFIFLRNMEQCAKKPKLDNINIKEGKAEILVNDTSVFYNPVQEFNRDLSIAVLATYIKNINKQAIETNAKKKDEICILEALSATGLRSIRYAKEVMGIKQIIANDISAKAVESIKKNIYHNAVENLVKPSQEDATLLMYQNRKTKFDAIDLDPYGCPTTFLDSAVQCVSDGGLLMITATDMAVLAGNSPETCYLKYGAISLRTKACHEMALRILLQNIASHAARYGRYIIPILSISADFYIRVFVKVFSSQIKCKENATKIGMVYQCTGCETITTQPLCYKKSSGGYKLTSSPYVDQFCKICNYKHHEGGPIWLGPLHDQHFISDLLCNLNEMKLGTLKRIEGVLNVIHEELDIPLYYTLNRLMSIIRCITPSTLIFRSALLNAGYNVSYSHACKTSIKTDAPNEVIWDIVRAWEKNNPIKRNKLSNDSPAIKILDTPITTNVSFDIHPLANPVSRQNRLTRFQQNPTVNWGPGTRSKTRIDLENGDEIPKKIKNQNKNSKKEKLQVTNDMEKTKPL, encoded by the exons atgttaaaaaaatattttatattaaataacatttcttttcataataaattttttttctatgg atttaaaagaattaactttatatttttgcgtAATATGGAACAATGTGCAAAAAAAccaaaattagataatataaatataaaagaaggaaaggcaGAAATTCTGGTGAATGATACAAGTGTATTTTATAATCCTGTTCAAGAATTTAATAGAGATCTTAGTATAGCTGTATTAGCAAcctacataaaaaatataaataaacaagcgATAGAGActaacgcaaaaaaaaaagatgaaatctgTATATTGGAAGCTTTATCTGCAACTGGTTTACGTAGTATTCGGTATGCCAAAGAAGTAATGggtataaaacaaattatagcAAATGATATTTCTGCAAAAGCAGtagaaagtattaaaaaaaatatatatcacaatGCAGTTGAAAATCTTGTAAAACCAAGTCAAGAGGATGCAACATTACTTATgtatcaaaatagaaaaaccaAATTTGATGCAATAGATTTAGATCCATACGGTTGTCCTACAACATTTTTGGATAGTGCAGTACAATGCGTATCAGATGGTGGATTACTCATGATTACAGCTACAGATATGGCTGTATTAGCTGGCAATTCTCCTGAAACTTGTTATCTTAAATATGGTGCTATCTCGTTAAGAACTAAAGCTTGTCATGAAATGGCATTAAGAAtattgttacaaaatattgCTTCACATGCTGCTCGTTATGGTAGATATATAATACCCATACTTTCTATAAGtgctgatttttatataagagtATTTGTCAAAGTGTTTTCCAGTCAAATTAAATGCAAAGAGAATGCTACAAAAATTGGAATGGTGTATCAATGTACAGGCTGTGAGACTATTACTACTCAAccattatgttataaaaagtCCTCGGGAGGCTATAAATTAACATCTTCACCTTATGTGgatcaattttgtaaaatttgtaattataaacatCATGAAGGAGGACCTATATGGTTAGGTCCTTTACATGACCAACATTTTATATCTGATCttctatgtaatttaaatgaaatgaaattgggAACATTGAAAAGGATAGAAGgagttttaaatgttattcatGAAGAGCTAGatattccattatattatactCTTAATCGTTTAATGTCTATAATCAGATGTATTACACCATCAACACTAATATTTCGATCTGCATTGTTAAATGCAGGATATAATGTATCATATTCACATGCGTGTAAAACATCTATAAAAACAGATGCTCCAAATGAAGTTATATGGGATATAGTACGTGcatgggaaaaaaataatcccataaaaagaaataaactgTCAAATGATAGTcctgcaataaaaatattagatacacCAATAACTACAAATGTTTCATTTGATATACATCCTCTAGCCAATCCAGTATCCAGACAAAACAGGCTAACACGATTTCAACAAAATCCTACAGTTAATTGGGGACCTGGAACACGTTCAAAAACAAGAATAGATTTAGAAAATGGAGATGAAATtccaaaaaagataaaaaatcagaataaaaattctaaaaaagagaaattacaaGTAACAAATGATATGGAAAAAACGAAacctttataa
- the LOC107996300 gene encoding tubulin polymerization-promoting protein homolog — MQAEKADNETEKNDAKVEKNEKAETEKNNAEGEKKGEDKAETNGATKEATECVANLKIEENETGRLTPSSPSAAQSGSFLQSFKAFSKFGDPKSDGKLITLSQSDKWMKQAKVIDGRKITTTDTGIYFKKHKSMKLGIEQYKSFLDELAKSKKVDPAEMKKKMANCGPPGVSAGAGGTGKAASTVDRLTDVSKYTGSHKQRFDESGKGKGIAGRKDIPDQSGYVQGYQNKDTYKAH, encoded by the exons ATGCAAGCCGAGAAGGCAGATAACGAAACTGAGAAAAACGACGCAAAGGTAGAGAAGAACGAGAAAGCCGAGACGGAGAAAAATAACGCGGAAGGGGAGAAGAAAGGGGAGGACAAAGCGGAAACGAACGGTGCCACTAAGGAGGCGACCGAATGCGTAGCGAAtttgaaaatcgaagaaaacgaGACAGGAAGATTGACGCCTAGCAGTCCAAGCGCCGCGCAGTCTGGCAGCTTTTTGCAAAGTTTCAAGGCTTTCTCGAAATTCGGCGATCCGAAAAGCGATGGGAAGCTGATCACTCTGAGTCAGAGCGATAAATGGATGAAACAGGCGAAGGTGATCGATGGAAGGAAGATCACCACTACCGATACTGGGATTTACTTCAAGAAACACAA ATCCATGAAATTAGGTATTGAACAGTACAAATCGTTCTTGGACGAATTGGCCAAAAGTAAGAAGGTCGATCCAGcggaaatgaagaagaaaatggcGAATTGTGGACCACCTGGAGTCTCAGCCGGTGCTGGTGGA acAGGAAAAGCGGCCTCCACGGTGGACAGACTCACGGACGTGAGCAAGTACACAGGATCGCACAAGCAACGATTCGACGAAAGTGGAAAGGGGAAAGGTATCGCTGGCCGAAAGGATATACCCGACCAATCCGGTTACGTGCAGGGCTACCAAAACAAAGACACCTACAAGGCTCACTAG
- the LOC107996260 gene encoding tRNA (guanine(26)-N(2))-dimethyltransferase isoform X2: protein MEQCAKKPKLDNINIKEGKAEILVNDTSVFYNPVQEFNRDLSIAVLATYIKNINKQAIETNAKKKDEICILEALSATGLRSIRYAKEVMGIKQIIANDISAKAVESIKKNIYHNAVENLVKPSQEDATLLMYQNRKTKFDAIDLDPYGCPTTFLDSAVQCVSDGGLLMITATDMAVLAGNSPETCYLKYGAISLRTKACHEMALRILLQNIASHAARYGRYIIPILSISADFYIRVFVKVFSSQIKCKENATKIGMVYQCTGCETITTQPLCYKKSSGGYKLTSSPYVDQFCKICNYKHHEGGPIWLGPLHDQHFISDLLCNLNEMKLGTLKRIEGVLNVIHEELDIPLYYTLNRLMSIIRCITPSTLIFRSALLNAGYNVSYSHACKTSIKTDAPNEVIWDIVRAWEKNNPIKRNKLSNDSPAIKILDTPITTNVSFDIHPLANPVSRQNRLTRFQQNPTVNWGPGTRSKTRIDLENGDEIPKKIKNQNKNSKKEKLQVTNDMEKTKPL from the coding sequence ATGGAACAATGTGCAAAAAAAccaaaattagataatataaatataaaagaaggaaaggcaGAAATTCTGGTGAATGATACAAGTGTATTTTATAATCCTGTTCAAGAATTTAATAGAGATCTTAGTATAGCTGTATTAGCAAcctacataaaaaatataaataaacaagcgATAGAGActaacgcaaaaaaaaaagatgaaatctgTATATTGGAAGCTTTATCTGCAACTGGTTTACGTAGTATTCGGTATGCCAAAGAAGTAATGggtataaaacaaattatagcAAATGATATTTCTGCAAAAGCAGtagaaagtattaaaaaaaatatatatcacaatGCAGTTGAAAATCTTGTAAAACCAAGTCAAGAGGATGCAACATTACTTATgtatcaaaatagaaaaaccaAATTTGATGCAATAGATTTAGATCCATACGGTTGTCCTACAACATTTTTGGATAGTGCAGTACAATGCGTATCAGATGGTGGATTACTCATGATTACAGCTACAGATATGGCTGTATTAGCTGGCAATTCTCCTGAAACTTGTTATCTTAAATATGGTGCTATCTCGTTAAGAACTAAAGCTTGTCATGAAATGGCATTAAGAAtattgttacaaaatattgCTTCACATGCTGCTCGTTATGGTAGATATATAATACCCATACTTTCTATAAGtgctgatttttatataagagtATTTGTCAAAGTGTTTTCCAGTCAAATTAAATGCAAAGAGAATGCTACAAAAATTGGAATGGTGTATCAATGTACAGGCTGTGAGACTATTACTACTCAAccattatgttataaaaagtCCTCGGGAGGCTATAAATTAACATCTTCACCTTATGTGgatcaattttgtaaaatttgtaattataaacatCATGAAGGAGGACCTATATGGTTAGGTCCTTTACATGACCAACATTTTATATCTGATCttctatgtaatttaaatgaaatgaaattgggAACATTGAAAAGGATAGAAGgagttttaaatgttattcatGAAGAGCTAGatattccattatattatactCTTAATCGTTTAATGTCTATAATCAGATGTATTACACCATCAACACTAATATTTCGATCTGCATTGTTAAATGCAGGATATAATGTATCATATTCACATGCGTGTAAAACATCTATAAAAACAGATGCTCCAAATGAAGTTATATGGGATATAGTACGTGcatgggaaaaaaataatcccataaaaagaaataaactgTCAAATGATAGTcctgcaataaaaatattagatacacCAATAACTACAAATGTTTCATTTGATATACATCCTCTAGCCAATCCAGTATCCAGACAAAACAGGCTAACACGATTTCAACAAAATCCTACAGTTAATTGGGGACCTGGAACACGTTCAAAAACAAGAATAGATTTAGAAAATGGAGATGAAATtccaaaaaagataaaaaatcagaataaaaattctaaaaaagagaaattacaaGTAACAAATGATATGGAAAAAACGAAacctttataa
- the LOC107996296 gene encoding aldo-keto reductase family 1 member B1 — translation MAIPTITLNNGYKVPVLGLGTWQSADNPGVVEQAVRDAIDAGYRHFDCAYIYRNEKEVGKALRDKIAEGVVKREDLFITTKLWNTTHRKEQVIPACKTSLKNFGFDYVDLYLIHWPMSYDEVKEEDGFWPKTKDLYENVDYCDTWQGMEECVKLGLTKSIGLSNFNSQQIDRILSIAQIKPVMNQIECHPNLNQKKLRDFCKQRDIVITAYSPLGSPKRNWAKPTDPQVAIEASEILEISKKYEKTPAQVVLRYLIDIGTIPIPKSSSKERIKQNIDIFDFKLLPQEIATIDKLDCGLRICPAKECADHKDYPFNIEF, via the exons ATGGCGATACCAACTATTACATTGAATAACGGATATAAAGTTCCTGTATTAGGACTTGGTACTTGGCAATCTGCA gaTAATCCAGGTGTCGTCGAACAAGCTGTACGAGATGCTATTGATGCCGGATACCGACATTTTGATTGTGCTTACatttatagaaatgaaaaggaaGTAGGCAAAGCTCTACGTGATAAAATTGCGGAAGGTGTAGTAAAGAGAGAAGATCTATTTATCACAACAaag ttaTGGAATACAACGCATAGAAAAGAACAAGTAATACCAGCATGCAAGACATcgcttaaaaattttggattCGATTATGTTGATCTTTATCTTATCCATTGGCCCATGTCTTATGATGAAGTAAAG GAGGAAGATGGTTTTTGGCCCAAAACTAAAGATCTGTATGAGAATGTGGATTATTGTGACACATGGCAAGGAATGGAAGAATGTGTAAAATTAGGATTAACGAAAAGCATAGGccttagtaattttaattcccaACAGATCGATCGTATTTTATCAATTGCTCAAATCAAACCTGTCATGAATCAAATAGAATGCCatccaaatttaaatcaaaaaaagctTCGAGATTTTTGCAAACAACGTGATATAGTTATTACGGCTTACAGTCCACTTGGTTCCCCTAAACGTAATTGGGCGAAACCTACTGATCCACAAGTAGCAATCGAAGCATCAGAAATTCTCGAGATtagcaaaaaatatgaaaaaacgcCAGCACAAGTTGTTTTGCGATATTtg atCGATATTGGTACTATTCCTATTCCGAAATCTAGTTCAAAAGAGcgtattaaacaaaatatcgaCATTTTTGACTTCAAACTATTGCCACAAGAAATTGCAACCATTGATAAACTTGACTGCGGACTTCGTATTTGTCCTGCTAAAga atgtgCAGATCACAAGGATTATCcctttaatatagaattttaa